From a single Candidatus Woesearchaeota archaeon genomic region:
- a CDS encoding type II toxin-antitoxin system YoeB family toxin, with product MRKEILVAFISQKLKEEFESLTDGKFEDKQLYKFICRAIEDIKLNPACGIKIPKNLWPAVYVQKHEITNLWKYNLPNAWRLLYTIETDEIKIVNIILEWFDHKEYERIFKY from the coding sequence ATGAGAAAAGAGATTCTTGTTGCTTTCATAAGCCAGAAATTAAAAGAAGAGTTTGAATCCCTAACAGATGGCAAATTTGAAGACAAACAACTGTATAAATTCATATGCAGAGCTATTGAAGACATAAAATTAAACCCAGCTTGCGGTATAAAAATACCTAAGAACCTGTGGCCTGCAGTTTATGTTCAAAAACACGAAATTACTAACCTTTGGAAATATAATCTGCCCAATGCATGGAGGCTGTTGTATACCATAGAAACTGATGAAATAAAAATTGTAAATATCATTCTGGAATGGTTCGATCACAAGGAATATGAGAGAATTTTTAAGTACTAG